The Deltaproteobacteria bacterium genome includes a window with the following:
- the tuf gene encoding elongation factor Tu (EF-Tu; promotes GTP-dependent binding of aminoacyl-tRNA to the A-site of ribosomes during protein biosynthesis; when the tRNA anticodon matches the mRNA codon, GTP hydrolysis results; the inactive EF-Tu-GDP leaves the ribosome and release of GDP is promoted by elongation factor Ts; many prokaryotes have two copies of the gene encoding EF-Tu) encodes FNGYRPQFYFRTTDVTGSCQLPANVEMVMPGDNVGMEVTLQVPVAMEKESRFAVREGGRTVGAGVVSEIIA; translated from the coding sequence TCTTCAACGGCTATCGCCCGCAGTTCTACTTCCGCACCACCGACGTGACCGGCTCCTGCCAGCTGCCGGCGAACGTGGAGATGGTGATGCCGGGCGACAACGTGGGCATGGAGGTCACGCTCCAGGTGCCGGTCGCCATGGAGAAAGAGAGCCGGTTCGCCGTCCGCGAGGGCGGTCGCACCGTGGGCGCGGGCGTGGTCTCCGAGATCATCGCCTAG
- the rpmG gene encoding 50S ribosomal protein L33 → MAIRSIIGMECTVCKIRNYTTTKNKRTTTDKLALAKFCRTCGKHTPHREGK, encoded by the coding sequence ATGGCTATTCGTTCGATCATCGGGATGGAGTGTACGGTCTGTAAGATCCGGAACTACACCACCACCAAGAACAAGCGCACCACCACCGACAAGCTCGCGCTGGCGAAGTTCTGCCGGACCTGCGGCAAGCACACGCCGCACCGCGAGGGCAAGTAG
- the secE gene encoding preprotein translocase subunit SecE — MADVSAIDPKRPTRIVAVAFLLGAACLGLMLEKFFAEDVFRLFRWNDASLVGEDWRVSSLVGYALAAAIAIGCYLNPRINKLAYEVAAELKKVTWPSAEDTRTSSIAVILFSFISAGILGAYDFVSSKIMTQWIPQALDAITRHI; from the coding sequence ATGGCCGACGTCTCCGCGATTGATCCCAAGCGCCCCACCCGCATCGTGGCGGTGGCCTTTTTGCTCGGCGCCGCGTGCCTCGGGCTCATGCTCGAGAAGTTCTTCGCCGAGGATGTCTTCCGCCTCTTCCGGTGGAACGACGCGAGCCTCGTGGGCGAGGACTGGCGCGTCTCCAGCCTGGTGGGCTACGCGCTCGCGGCCGCCATCGCCATTGGCTGCTACCTCAACCCCCGTATCAACAAGCTCGCGTACGAGGTGGCCGCCGAGCTCAAGAAGGTGACTTGGCCCTCCGCCGAGGACACCCGCACCAGCTCCATCGCCGTCATCCTCTTCTCGTTCATCAGCGCGGGCATTCTGGGCGCCTATGACTTTGTCTCCTCGAAGATCATGACCCAGTGGATTCCGCAGGCGCTCGACGCCATCACCCGGCACATCTAG
- the nusG gene encoding transcription termination/antitermination protein NusG yields the protein MAKKWYVVHTYSGFENKVKTSLLERIKLEKLEEAFGDILIPMEVVQEMVKGEKRTSKRKFFPGYVLVNMEMNERTWHLVKNTSKVTGFVGGTVNPPPISDAEVQRLTTQISEGTLKPKPKVQFSEGDQVRIVDGNFTNFNGTVHEVNQEKGRVKVLVSIFGRPTPVELDFMQVEKT from the coding sequence ATGGCGAAGAAGTGGTACGTGGTCCACACCTATTCGGGCTTCGAGAACAAGGTGAAGACGAGCCTGCTCGAGCGGATCAAGCTGGAGAAGCTCGAGGAAGCCTTCGGCGACATCCTCATCCCCATGGAAGTGGTGCAGGAGATGGTGAAGGGGGAGAAGCGCACCAGCAAGCGCAAGTTCTTCCCCGGCTACGTGCTCGTGAACATGGAGATGAACGAGCGCACCTGGCACCTGGTGAAGAACACCTCCAAGGTGACCGGCTTCGTGGGCGGCACCGTGAACCCGCCGCCCATCAGCGACGCCGAGGTGCAGCGCCTCACCACCCAGATCTCCGAGGGCACCCTCAAGCCGAAGCCGAAGGTGCAGTTCTCCGAGGGCGACCAGGTGCGCATCGTCGACGGCAACTTCACCAACTTCAACGGCACCGTCCACGAGGTGAACCAGGAGAAGGGCCGCGTGAAGGTGCTGGTGTCGATCTTCGGCCGGCCCACGCCCGTGGAGCTCGACTTCATGCAGGTGGAGAAGACCTAA
- the rplK gene encoding 50S ribosomal protein L11, which produces MAKKVVGQVKLQIAAGKANPSPPIGPALGSQGVNIMEFCKQFNAATQAEMKENLIIPVVITVYSDRSFTFIRKTPPASVLIKKALGLHTDKKKGSGAKKPGKEKVGTLNKKQLEDIAKKKMADMTAGSLQAAMNSIAGTARSMGVDVE; this is translated from the coding sequence ATGGCGAAGAAAGTCGTCGGTCAGGTGAAGCTCCAGATTGCCGCGGGCAAGGCGAACCCCTCGCCGCCCATCGGCCCCGCGCTCGGTAGCCAGGGCGTGAACATCATGGAGTTCTGCAAGCAGTTCAACGCCGCCACCCAGGCCGAGATGAAGGAGAACCTGATCATCCCGGTGGTGATCACGGTGTACTCCGACCGCTCCTTCACCTTCATCCGCAAGACCCCGCCCGCCAGCGTCCTCATCAAGAAGGCGCTCGGCCTGCACACCGACAAGAAGAAGGGCTCGGGCGCGAAGAAGCCGGGCAAGGAGAAGGTGGGCACGCTGAACAAGAAGCAGCTCGAGGACATCGCCAAGAAGAAGATGGCGGATATGACCGCGGGCTCGCTCCAGGCGGCCATGAACTCCATCGCCGGCACCGCTCGCAGCATGGGCGTGGACGTCGAGTAA
- a CDS encoding 50S ribosomal protein L1, whose product MAHIGKKFRAAAAKIDVTKRYSVEDTFKLLKETATLRATKFDQTVDVAINLGVDPKHADQMVRGAVVLPHGTGKSVKVAVFAKGDKAKEAEAAGADYVGAEDLAKKIEEGFTDFAATVATPDMMGLVGRLGKVLGPRGLMPNPKVGTVTQDVTKAVKEIKGGKVEFRVEKAGIVHVPVGKASFQGDQLKANFMALMETIYKAKPSTSKGVYVQNVTVSCTMGPGIKVDTQELNAAFRA is encoded by the coding sequence ATGGCTCACATTGGCAAGAAGTTCCGCGCGGCTGCGGCGAAGATCGATGTCACCAAGCGCTACTCGGTGGAGGACACCTTCAAGCTCTTGAAGGAGACCGCCACCCTGCGCGCCACCAAGTTCGACCAGACCGTCGACGTGGCGATCAACCTGGGCGTGGACCCCAAGCACGCGGACCAGATGGTTCGCGGCGCGGTCGTCCTCCCGCACGGCACCGGCAAGAGCGTGAAGGTCGCCGTCTTCGCCAAGGGCGACAAGGCCAAGGAGGCCGAGGCCGCCGGCGCGGATTACGTGGGCGCCGAGGATCTCGCCAAGAAGATCGAAGAGGGCTTCACCGACTTCGCGGCCACCGTCGCGACGCCCGACATGATGGGTCTCGTCGGCCGCCTCGGTAAGGTGCTCGGTCCCCGCGGCCTGATGCCGAACCCCAAGGTCGGCACGGTCACCCAGGACGTCACCAAGGCCGTGAAGGAGATCAAGGGCGGCAAGGTGGAGTTCCGCGTGGAGAAGGCGGGCATCGTCCACGTGCCGGTGGGCAAGGCCAGCTTCCAGGGCGATCAGCTCAAGGCCAACTTCATGGCCCTCATGGAGACCATCTACAAGGCCAAGCCCTCCACCTCGAAGGGCGTGTACGTCCAGAACGTCACCGTGAGTTGCACCATGGGCCCCGGCATCAAGGTGGACACCCAGGAGCTCAACGCGGCGTTCCGCGCATAA
- the rplJ gene encoding 50S ribosomal protein L10, whose product MKRSEKEASIKDLSGKFAKVQVAIVAEFNKLDVLTVTALRKKCREAKIDYKVVKNTLAKRAAKGTPIEKIENLLAGPTALVMGYEDPVQAAKILTEFMEKEPKAKENIKVRGAVVDGKPVDAAGVTALSKMPGLPELRATILRMVNTPATQLARVISAPGTQLARVIQARVDKEGGGQAA is encoded by the coding sequence CTGAAGCGAAGCGAGAAAGAAGCCTCGATCAAGGACCTCTCCGGCAAGTTTGCCAAGGTGCAGGTGGCCATCGTCGCCGAGTTCAACAAGCTCGACGTGCTGACGGTCACTGCGCTCCGCAAGAAGTGCCGCGAGGCCAAGATCGACTACAAGGTCGTGAAGAACACGCTGGCCAAGCGGGCCGCCAAGGGTACCCCGATCGAGAAGATCGAGAACCTGCTGGCAGGTCCGACGGCGCTGGTGATGGGCTACGAGGACCCGGTTCAGGCCGCAAAGATCCTGACCGAGTTCATGGAGAAGGAGCCCAAGGCCAAGGAGAACATCAAGGTTCGCGGCGCCGTCGTCGATGGCAAGCCCGTTGACGCCGCCGGCGTCACCGCGCTGTCCAAGATGCCGGGTCTGCCCGAGCTCCGCGCCACCATCCTGCGCATGGTGAACACGCCTGCCACGCAGCTTGCCCGAGTGATTTCCGCTCCGGGTACGCAGCTGGCCCGTGTCATCCAGGCGCGCGTCGACAAGGAAGGCGGCGGCCAGGCCGCGTAG
- the rplL gene encoding 50S ribosomal protein L7/L12 produces MADLNAIVESLSSLTVMEAASLVKQLEEKWGVSAAAAAVAVAAPGAAAGAPAAEAKTEFTVILANAGAKKIDVIKEVRAITGLGLKEAKDLVEGAPKELKAGVNKDEAEKIKKQLAAAGATVEVK; encoded by the coding sequence ATGGCAGACCTGAACGCAATCGTTGAGTCCCTCTCGTCGCTCACCGTGATGGAGGCCGCGTCGCTGGTGAAGCAGCTCGAGGAGAAGTGGGGCGTCTCCGCCGCCGCGGCCGCCGTGGCCGTTGCCGCTCCGGGCGCCGCTGCTGGCGCTCCCGCCGCCGAGGCCAAGACGGAGTTCACCGTCATCCTCGCCAACGCCGGCGCCAAGAAGATCGACGTCATCAAGGAAGTCCGTGCGATCACCGGTCTCGGCCTGAAGGAGGCCAAGGACCTGGTCGAGGGCGCCCCGAAGGAGCTCAAGGCCGGCGTCAACAAGGACGAGGCCGAGAAGATCAAGAAGCAGCTCGCGGCCGCTGGCGCGACCGTCGAGGTCAAGTAG
- the rpoB gene encoding DNA-directed RNA polymerase subunit beta, with amino-acid sequence MANSVQNNFRVRKSFAKIPKVIEIPNLIDIQKTSYDKFLQADVPAEKRAPTGLQGVFKSVFPIKDFNETAELDFVSYELDKPKYDVDECHQRGMTYSAPIKVKVQLVVYDKDEETGRKTIRDAKEQDVYFGEIPLMTNNGTFIINGTERVVVSQLHRSPGAFFDHDKGKSHSSGKLLYNARIIPYRGSWIDFEFDHKDLLYVRIDRRRKLPVTVLIRALGGVPDTSKKNPLEFGGSNEEILNFYYSTETVYLLGKEEFEKAVDFELLPGQRATRDIKTKSGEVIVKKNRKFTRGAIKKLEAAKMKTLPVDAEELWTKCSAYDIVDEATGEVILECNEELSQEKVDRLLEKGIKEVKVLFIDNLNVGSFLRDTLILDKIATPDEAIMEIYRRLRPGDPPTEETARNLFLNLFFNPERYDLSAVGRLKLNFKFTLDEPLENKVLTKRDILETIRYLIDLKNGKGTIDDIDHLGNRRVRAVGELLENQYRIGLVRMERAIKERMSLQEIETLMPHDLINAKPVTAVIKEFFGSSQLSQFMDQTNPLSEVTHKRRLSALGPGGLTRERAGFEVRDVHPTHYGRICPIETPEGPNIGLIASLSSYARVNEYGFVETPYRKVADTTATGEVTFYSALEEEKHTIAQANVEMDKKSKLIGQQLQARRAGETLIVKPEDVDLMDVSPNQLVSVAASLVPFLENDDANRALMGANMQRQAVPLLRTAAPLVGTGIEAIVARDSGVCVVAKRDGIVDTVDASRIVVKADVPASSTDVGSEVDIYNLIKYTRSNQNTCINQKPIIKKGDRVKKGDVIADGPATETGELALGQNVVVAFMPWQGYNFEDSILVNERIVREDVFTSIHIEEFECIARDTKLGKEEITRDIPNVGEEALANLDESGIIRIGAEVKPGDILVGKITPKGETQLSPEEKLLRAIFGEKAGDVRDSSLRVPPGVTGTVINAKVFSRKGVDKDERAKQIESEEEARLLKDQNDEIKIIQDSAYKKVRRLLMGKKAQAKLVDDKGKVLIKTGDALDDALLDQVPLKYWTEITVGEEQDELVRRTLQSFEEQRELVKLVFGEKISRLKKGDELPPGVIKMVKVYVAIKRKLSVGDKMAGRHGNKGVISRVLPEEDMPYLQDGRPVDLVLNPLGVPSRMNVGQILETHLGWAAKNVGETLQAYIDEKYSPAQLRKELKEIYDNEAFHNFVDDVADKDIIKLCQKLRAGIHVATPVFEGAREHEITGLLEKGRVPKTGQSILFDGRTGEVFDQDVTVGVMYMLKLHHLVDEKIHARSIGPYSLVTQQPLGGKAQFGGQRLGEMEVWAMEAYGAAYSLQEFLTVKSDDVVGRTRMYEAIVKGDNTLESGLPESFNVLMKEMQSLALDVELLERQTVTDGAAVPPSTPSPLEPKKTGTLE; translated from the coding sequence ATGGCGAACTCTGTTCAGAACAATTTCCGCGTCCGTAAGTCCTTCGCGAAGATTCCCAAGGTCATCGAGATCCCCAACCTCATCGACATCCAGAAGACGAGCTACGACAAGTTCCTGCAGGCCGACGTCCCCGCCGAGAAGCGGGCTCCGACGGGCCTCCAGGGCGTGTTCAAGAGCGTCTTCCCCATCAAGGACTTCAACGAGACCGCCGAGCTCGACTTCGTCAGCTACGAGCTCGACAAGCCCAAGTACGACGTCGACGAGTGCCACCAGCGCGGCATGACGTACTCGGCGCCCATCAAGGTGAAGGTGCAGCTCGTCGTCTATGACAAGGACGAGGAGACCGGCCGCAAGACCATCCGCGACGCCAAGGAGCAGGACGTCTACTTCGGCGAAATCCCGCTGATGACCAACAACGGTACCTTCATCATCAACGGTACCGAGCGCGTGGTCGTGAGCCAGCTGCACCGCTCGCCCGGCGCCTTCTTCGACCACGACAAGGGCAAGAGCCACAGCTCCGGCAAGCTGCTCTACAACGCGCGCATCATCCCGTACCGCGGCTCGTGGATCGACTTCGAGTTCGATCACAAGGACCTGCTGTACGTGCGCATCGACCGGCGCCGCAAGCTGCCCGTCACCGTGCTCATCCGCGCTCTTGGCGGCGTGCCCGACACCAGCAAGAAGAACCCGCTGGAGTTCGGCGGCAGCAACGAGGAGATCCTCAACTTCTACTACTCCACCGAGACCGTGTACCTGCTCGGCAAGGAGGAGTTCGAGAAGGCCGTCGACTTCGAGCTGCTCCCCGGCCAGCGCGCCACCCGCGACATCAAGACCAAGTCGGGTGAGGTGATCGTCAAGAAGAACCGCAAGTTCACCCGCGGCGCCATCAAGAAGCTCGAAGCCGCGAAGATGAAGACGCTCCCAGTGGACGCCGAGGAGCTGTGGACCAAGTGCTCGGCCTACGACATCGTCGACGAGGCCACCGGCGAAGTGATCCTCGAGTGCAACGAGGAGCTGAGCCAGGAGAAGGTGGACCGCCTCCTCGAGAAGGGCATCAAAGAGGTCAAGGTCCTCTTCATCGACAACCTGAACGTCGGCAGCTTCCTGCGCGACACCCTCATCCTCGACAAGATCGCCACCCCTGACGAGGCGATCATGGAGATCTACCGGCGCCTGCGCCCCGGCGATCCCCCGACCGAGGAGACCGCGCGGAACCTGTTCCTCAACCTGTTCTTCAACCCCGAGCGCTACGACCTCAGCGCGGTGGGCCGCCTCAAGCTGAACTTCAAGTTCACCCTCGATGAGCCCTTGGAGAACAAGGTCCTCACCAAGCGCGACATCCTCGAGACGATTCGATACCTGATCGATCTCAAGAACGGCAAGGGCACGATCGACGACATCGATCACCTCGGCAACCGCCGCGTCCGCGCGGTGGGCGAGCTGCTCGAGAACCAGTACCGCATCGGCCTCGTCCGCATGGAGCGCGCGATCAAGGAGCGCATGAGCCTCCAGGAGATCGAGACGCTCATGCCGCACGACCTGATCAACGCCAAGCCGGTGACGGCGGTGATCAAGGAGTTCTTCGGCTCCAGCCAGCTCTCGCAGTTCATGGACCAGACCAACCCGCTCTCCGAGGTCACGCACAAGCGCCGCCTCTCGGCCCTTGGGCCTGGCGGTCTGACCCGCGAGCGCGCCGGCTTCGAAGTGCGCGACGTGCACCCCACGCACTACGGCCGCATCTGCCCCATCGAGACGCCGGAAGGCCCGAACATCGGCCTCATCGCGTCGCTCTCGAGCTACGCCCGCGTGAACGAGTACGGCTTCGTGGAGACTCCGTACCGCAAGGTCGCGGACACCACCGCCACCGGTGAGGTGACCTTCTACTCCGCGCTCGAGGAGGAGAAGCACACCATCGCCCAGGCGAACGTGGAGATGGACAAGAAGTCCAAGCTCATTGGGCAGCAGCTCCAGGCCCGCCGAGCCGGCGAGACGCTGATCGTCAAGCCCGAGGACGTGGACCTGATGGACGTGTCGCCGAATCAGCTGGTCTCGGTGGCCGCCTCGCTCGTTCCCTTCCTCGAGAACGACGACGCGAACCGCGCGCTCATGGGCGCCAACATGCAGCGCCAGGCCGTGCCGCTCCTGCGCACCGCCGCGCCGCTCGTTGGCACCGGCATCGAGGCCATCGTGGCCCGCGACTCCGGCGTGTGCGTGGTGGCCAAGCGCGACGGCATCGTGGACACCGTCGACGCCAGCCGCATCGTGGTGAAGGCCGATGTCCCCGCCTCGAGCACCGACGTGGGCTCCGAGGTCGACATCTACAACCTCATCAAGTACACGCGCTCCAACCAGAACACCTGCATCAACCAGAAGCCCATCATCAAGAAGGGCGACCGGGTGAAGAAGGGTGACGTCATCGCCGACGGTCCCGCGACCGAGACCGGCGAGCTCGCCCTGGGCCAGAACGTGGTCGTCGCGTTCATGCCCTGGCAGGGCTACAACTTCGAGGACTCGATCCTCGTCAACGAGCGCATCGTCCGCGAGGACGTGTTCACCTCGATCCACATCGAGGAGTTCGAGTGCATCGCGCGCGACACCAAGCTCGGCAAGGAAGAGATCACTCGCGACATCCCGAACGTGGGTGAAGAGGCCCTGGCCAACCTCGACGAGAGCGGCATCATCCGCATCGGCGCCGAGGTGAAGCCCGGCGACATCCTGGTCGGCAAGATCACCCCGAAGGGCGAGACCCAGCTCTCTCCCGAAGAGAAGCTGCTCCGCGCCATCTTCGGTGAAAAGGCCGGCGACGTGCGCGACAGCTCGCTGCGCGTGCCGCCCGGCGTCACGGGCACCGTCATCAACGCCAAGGTCTTCAGCCGCAAGGGCGTGGACAAGGACGAGCGCGCCAAGCAGATCGAGAGCGAGGAAGAGGCGCGCCTCCTCAAGGACCAGAACGACGAGATCAAGATCATCCAGGACTCGGCGTACAAGAAGGTCCGCCGCCTGCTGATGGGCAAGAAGGCCCAGGCCAAGCTCGTCGACGACAAGGGCAAGGTCCTCATCAAGACCGGCGACGCCCTCGACGACGCGCTGCTCGATCAGGTCCCGCTCAAGTACTGGACCGAGATCACCGTGGGCGAGGAGCAGGACGAGCTCGTCCGCCGCACGCTCCAGTCGTTCGAGGAGCAGCGCGAGCTGGTGAAGCTGGTGTTCGGCGAGAAGATCAGCCGCCTGAAGAAAGGCGACGAGCTCCCGCCGGGCGTCATCAAGATGGTCAAGGTCTACGTGGCCATCAAGCGCAAGCTCAGCGTGGGCGACAAGATGGCCGGCCGCCACGGCAACAAGGGCGTCATCAGCCGCGTGCTGCCCGAGGAGGACATGCCGTACCTCCAGGACGGCCGTCCGGTGGACCTCGTCCTCAACCCGCTGGGCGTCCCCAGCCGCATGAACGTGGGCCAGATCCTCGAGACGCACCTCGGCTGGGCCGCCAAGAACGTCGGCGAGACGCTGCAGGCCTACATCGACGAGAAGTACAGCCCCGCCCAGCTGCGCAAGGAGCTGAAGGAGATCTACGACAACGAGGCGTTCCACAACTTCGTGGACGATGTCGCGGACAAGGACATCATCAAGCTCTGCCAGAAGCTGCGCGCCGGCATCCACGTGGCCACGCCCGTCTTCGAGGGCGCGCGTGAGCACGAGATCACCGGCCTGCTGGAGAAGGGCCGCGTGCCCAAGACCGGCCAGAGCATCCTCTTCGACGGCCGCACCGGCGAGGTGTTCGACCAGGATGTCACCGTGGGCGTGATGTACATGCTCAAGCTCCACCACCTCGTGGACGAGAAGATCCACGCGCGGAGCATCGGGCCTTACTCGCTGGTCACCCAGCAGCCGCTCGGCGGCAAGGCCCAGTTCGGTGGTCAGCGCCTCGGCGAGATGGAGGTCTGGGCCATGGAGGCCTACGGCGCCGCCTACTCGCTGCAGGAGTTCCTCACCGTGAAGTCCGACGACGTGGTCGGCCGTACCCGCATGTACGAGGCCATCGTCAAGGGCGACAACACGCTCGAGAGCGGTCTGCCGGAGTCGTTCAACGTGCTCATGAAGGAGATGCAGAGCCTGGCGCTGGATGTGGAGTTGCTCGAGCGCCAAACCGTCACCGACGGGGCCGCCGTGCCCCCGAGCACGCCCTCGCCGCTGGAGCCCAAGAAGACGGGCACCCTGGAGTAG